In one Natronosalvus amylolyticus genomic region, the following are encoded:
- a CDS encoding argininosuccinate synthase yields the protein MTRVALAFSGGLDTTICVPLLEEEYGYDDVIGVTVDVGQPASEFDEAEETAEALGLEHYVVDARAEFAQLCLDGVRANATYQGYPLGTALARPIIASKILEVAQEHDCTGVAHGCTGKGNDQLRFEAIWRDSDLEVIAPIRELGLTRDWEKEYAAEKNLPVQGGNEGDWSIDTNIWSRAVEGNELEDPAYVPGEEIYEWTSAPTGDSETIEIEFENGYPVALDGEELDPVTLIETLNEQAGAYGVGRSDVMEDRMLGLKVRENYEHPAATTLLNAHEALEALVLTQEERSFKAQVDQQWSQKAYEGLIDAPLVDALEGFIAETQKRVTGTVTIRFEGGQARAVGRDSAYAAYSAAAASFDTESVGDIAQEDATGVAKYHGFQRRLAKKAAKAAEEDQQVELATDGGASEE from the coding sequence ATGACACGCGTTGCACTTGCGTTCTCGGGCGGACTGGACACGACGATTTGTGTGCCGCTGCTCGAGGAAGAGTACGGATACGACGACGTCATCGGCGTCACCGTCGACGTTGGCCAGCCGGCCAGCGAGTTCGACGAAGCCGAAGAAACAGCTGAAGCCCTCGGTCTCGAACACTACGTCGTCGACGCGCGAGCGGAATTCGCTCAACTCTGTCTCGACGGCGTTCGCGCGAACGCGACCTATCAGGGGTATCCGCTCGGGACGGCGCTCGCACGTCCGATCATCGCCTCGAAGATTCTCGAGGTTGCACAGGAACACGACTGTACGGGCGTCGCACACGGTTGTACCGGCAAAGGAAACGACCAGTTGCGTTTCGAGGCAATCTGGCGTGATTCGGATCTCGAGGTCATCGCGCCGATCCGTGAACTCGGGCTCACCCGCGACTGGGAAAAGGAGTACGCTGCAGAGAAGAACCTGCCCGTCCAGGGCGGGAACGAAGGTGACTGGTCCATCGACACGAACATCTGGTCGCGCGCGGTGGAAGGGAACGAACTAGAGGACCCGGCCTACGTCCCCGGCGAGGAGATTTACGAGTGGACGTCGGCACCAACCGGCGATAGCGAGACGATCGAAATCGAGTTCGAAAACGGCTACCCGGTCGCCCTCGATGGCGAGGAACTCGACCCCGTGACGCTCATCGAGACGCTCAACGAGCAAGCCGGAGCCTACGGCGTCGGGCGCTCCGACGTGATGGAAGACCGCATGCTCGGACTCAAAGTTCGTGAGAACTACGAGCACCCCGCCGCGACGACGCTGCTCAACGCTCACGAAGCGCTCGAGGCGCTCGTTCTAACGCAGGAAGAACGTTCGTTCAAGGCCCAGGTCGACCAGCAGTGGTCACAGAAAGCCTACGAGGGGCTCATCGACGCGCCGCTCGTGGACGCTCTCGAGGGCTTCATCGCCGAAACGCAAAAACGCGTGACGGGAACCGTCACGATCCGCTTCGAGGGTGGGCAGGCACGCGCGGTCGGGCGTGACAGCGCCTACGCGGCCTACTCCGCTGCGGCAGCCTCTTTCGACACCGAATCCGTCGGCGATATCGCCCAGGAGGACGCAACGGGCGTCGCGAAGTATCACGGCTTCCAGCGTCGCCTGGCGAAAAAGGCGGCCAAAGCGGCCGAGGAAGACCAGCAGGTCGAACTCGCCACTGACGGCGGGGCAAGCGAGGAATAA
- a CDS encoding metallophosphoesterase → MLAIFSDTHSPRGHELEGAALNAATEAEAVIHAGDFTSQSALEAFKERCPVFYPVHGNADNYDVIEALPTTRTVEYDGLTIAVTHRRDGGDTGLAMFGRAGNADIVVFGHTHRPRILDLEDVVLLNPGSHTQPRGNRPGFATVERLEGAFDIRLRTPAGEPLDSLTLEGDRLE, encoded by the coding sequence ATGCTCGCGATCTTCTCTGATACACACAGCCCTAGAGGCCACGAACTCGAGGGCGCGGCACTGAACGCGGCCACCGAGGCCGAGGCCGTCATCCACGCCGGCGATTTTACCAGCCAGTCAGCCCTCGAGGCCTTCAAAGAACGGTGTCCCGTCTTTTATCCCGTCCACGGAAATGCCGACAACTACGACGTCATCGAGGCGTTACCCACGACCAGAACCGTCGAGTACGACGGCCTCACCATTGCGGTGACACACCGACGTGATGGCGGTGACACCGGCCTCGCGATGTTCGGTCGCGCCGGGAACGCGGATATCGTCGTCTTCGGGCATACCCATCGGCCCCGAATCCTCGACCTCGAGGACGTCGTCTTGCTCAACCCGGGCAGTCACACCCAACCGCGAGGGAACCGGCCGGGATTCGCCACGGTCGAACGGCTCGAAGGCGCGTTCGATATCCGACTTCGGACGCCCGCTGGAGAGCCCCTCGACTCGCTCACACTCGAAGGCGACCGACTCGAGTGA
- a CDS encoding ATP-dependent DNA helicase: protein MSELASYLRFFPYEQPYENQREAMDRIYNTLVRGQNVLFEGACGTGKTLSALVPALEVACEQDKTVVISTNVHQQMRQFIAEARAITREEPIRAVVFKGKASMCHIDVGYEECQALRDNTRALVDAESDHAQLESRQRELLEASQEGSDSAADARAAVMDELESLEDRIDDLEDANVCSYYRNNLLDTEATENFFEWLFEDVRTPEEIYEHADRQELCGYELLKEGLEGVDLVVCNYHHLLDPMIREQFFRWLGRDPEDVITVFDEAHNVEDAARDHASRECSERTFDSALEELNETSDPRAEDARNVIAAFRAALVDTYEDGLGFGGRERVGENWEDVPISNEDRRDELTLAFLQAYSGQGIDGDLEAALQLGQQLDEEYEEAYREGESATRTECQALQAAAFVRAWMDEGNDEGLYPVVSVRRDSGTDEVYGRAELYSCLPRHVTGQLFEEVAGTVLMSATIQPFEVTENVLGLEECVTMAYGLQFPETRRRTYAVETPALFASARDDPDVQSAVADAIHDAVRMTPGNTLAFFPNYGEAARYAERLEGRTEASVYLDEPGVAAEDLRQSFVDDDHAICFTSLWGTLAEGVSFDGDDAHTVLVIGVPYPHLDDRAEAVQAAYDGAFEGTDTGWRYAVEIPTVRKTRQALGRVIRSPEDVGVRILLDRRYSRRMKSDLGKYSVNGTFPHEEREELLDIDPEKLKFAMLNFYADHDRYADEPPVP from the coding sequence GTGTCCGAACTGGCTTCGTATCTGCGGTTTTTCCCCTACGAGCAGCCATACGAGAACCAGCGGGAAGCGATGGACCGGATCTACAACACGCTCGTTCGGGGACAGAACGTTCTCTTCGAGGGGGCCTGTGGGACGGGAAAAACGCTCTCCGCACTGGTCCCTGCCCTCGAGGTGGCTTGCGAACAGGACAAAACCGTCGTTATCTCGACGAACGTCCACCAGCAGATGCGCCAGTTCATCGCCGAAGCCCGTGCGATCACTCGCGAGGAACCGATTCGTGCGGTGGTTTTCAAGGGTAAAGCGTCGATGTGTCACATCGACGTCGGTTACGAAGAGTGTCAAGCGCTTCGGGATAACACCCGGGCGCTCGTGGACGCCGAAAGCGACCACGCCCAACTCGAGTCCCGACAGCGGGAACTGCTCGAAGCGAGTCAGGAGGGCAGCGATTCGGCCGCTGATGCTCGAGCAGCCGTGATGGACGAACTCGAGAGCCTCGAAGACCGAATCGACGACCTCGAAGACGCCAACGTCTGCTCGTACTACAGGAACAACTTGCTCGATACTGAGGCGACCGAGAACTTCTTCGAGTGGCTGTTCGAGGACGTCCGCACGCCGGAGGAAATCTACGAACACGCCGACCGACAGGAACTCTGTGGCTACGAACTGTTGAAAGAAGGGCTCGAGGGCGTCGACCTGGTCGTCTGTAACTACCACCATCTGCTCGACCCGATGATCCGCGAGCAGTTTTTCCGCTGGCTCGGTCGTGATCCAGAAGACGTCATCACCGTCTTCGACGAGGCCCACAACGTCGAAGACGCCGCCCGCGACCACGCCTCGCGTGAGTGCTCCGAACGAACGTTCGACAGCGCTCTCGAGGAGCTGAACGAGACGAGCGACCCGCGCGCTGAGGATGCCCGAAACGTCATCGCGGCGTTTCGAGCGGCGCTGGTCGACACGTACGAGGACGGCCTGGGCTTTGGCGGGCGTGAACGAGTCGGCGAGAACTGGGAAGACGTCCCTATCAGCAACGAGGACCGACGCGACGAACTGACCCTCGCCTTCTTACAGGCTTACTCCGGGCAGGGAATCGACGGCGACCTCGAGGCGGCGTTACAACTCGGCCAGCAACTCGACGAGGAGTACGAGGAAGCCTATCGCGAAGGTGAGTCCGCGACGCGAACCGAGTGTCAGGCCCTCCAGGCGGCGGCGTTCGTCCGCGCCTGGATGGACGAGGGAAACGACGAGGGACTGTATCCGGTCGTCTCGGTCCGCCGGGATTCGGGGACCGACGAGGTGTACGGTCGCGCCGAACTGTACAGCTGTCTCCCGCGACACGTGACCGGTCAGCTGTTCGAGGAGGTGGCCGGAACCGTCCTGATGAGCGCCACGATCCAGCCCTTCGAGGTGACCGAAAACGTGCTCGGCCTCGAGGAGTGCGTCACGATGGCCTACGGGTTGCAGTTTCCCGAAACGCGGCGACGAACCTACGCCGTCGAGACGCCGGCACTGTTTGCCTCCGCTCGAGACGACCCCGACGTGCAGTCGGCGGTCGCCGACGCCATCCACGACGCCGTTCGGATGACGCCCGGCAACACGCTCGCGTTTTTCCCCAACTACGGCGAGGCAGCTCGCTACGCCGAACGTCTCGAAGGGCGAACTGAGGCGTCGGTCTACCTGGACGAACCGGGTGTCGCCGCCGAGGATCTCCGCCAGTCGTTCGTCGACGACGACCACGCGATCTGTTTCACCTCGCTGTGGGGCACCCTCGCGGAGGGTGTCAGTTTCGATGGCGACGACGCACACACCGTGTTGGTCATCGGCGTCCCGTATCCGCACCTGGACGACCGGGCCGAAGCCGTGCAAGCGGCGTACGACGGTGCGTTCGAGGGAACCGATACCGGCTGGCGGTACGCCGTCGAAATCCCTACCGTGCGGAAGACGCGCCAGGCGCTCGGCCGAGTGATTCGCTCGCCCGAAGACGTCGGCGTCAGAATCCTGCTCGATAGACGCTACTCGAGGCGGATGAAATCCGACCTCGGGAAATACAGCGTCAACGGTACCTTTCCCCACGAAGAGCGCGAGGAACTACTCGATATCGACCCGGAAAAACTCAAGTTTGCGATGCTCAACTTCTACGCCGACCACGACCGGTACGCGGACGAGCCGCCGGTACCGTAA
- the argH gene encoding argininosuccinate lyase has translation MSEESSDSVVRRDRFSGGPARGFLSSLAADERIFEADLAVDRAHVVMLAECDVIDDETAGDILSALDAIEVEGHGNLPDGEDVHEAIETAVIETVGPDGGRMHTARSRNDEVATCIRYRLREDVLATLEATLTLRETLADVAAEHTETTMPGYTHLQPAQPVTVGHWALSYEQAVRRDTERLLEAYDRINVSPLGAAAFGGTTFDINRERTAALLGFDGGVASRTSDTSSGLRSDGVLENSMDAASSRDFLLETVQALSTLATTLSGLAEDVILFANRGFVVLSDDYSSTSSIMPQKKNPDTLELVRAVAGDAAGGVQGLTTTLKGLPRAYNRDLQRATPHAWSTVDAVLEATNVAAGAVGTADWNEAALAAEAGAGFSTATGVADLLAANGVPFRTAHELVALAAERGGDAAAIEAAAGEVLAEPLDAYVDGETLETALDPDHSVASRDSVGGPAPEAVHAQIESAAAALEADTDAVDERVSGLEAAHDALRTAVMAYV, from the coding sequence ATGTCCGAGGAATCCAGCGACAGTGTCGTCCGCCGCGACCGCTTCAGCGGCGGCCCCGCTCGAGGGTTCCTCTCCTCGCTCGCGGCCGACGAACGGATTTTCGAGGCCGACCTCGCGGTCGACCGCGCACACGTCGTGATGCTCGCCGAGTGTGACGTCATCGACGACGAGACGGCAGGCGACATCCTGAGCGCGCTCGACGCCATCGAAGTCGAGGGCCACGGGAACCTGCCCGATGGCGAAGACGTCCACGAGGCTATCGAAACGGCCGTCATCGAGACGGTTGGGCCCGACGGCGGAAGGATGCACACTGCTCGCTCTCGCAACGACGAGGTGGCGACGTGTATCCGCTATCGCCTTCGCGAAGACGTCCTCGCGACCCTCGAGGCAACGCTCACGCTTCGAGAAACGTTGGCTGACGTAGCCGCCGAACACACCGAGACGACGATGCCCGGGTACACCCACCTGCAGCCGGCCCAGCCGGTGACGGTCGGTCACTGGGCGCTCTCGTACGAACAGGCGGTTCGCCGCGACACCGAACGCCTGCTCGAAGCGTACGATCGGATTAACGTCTCGCCGCTCGGTGCGGCGGCGTTCGGCGGGACGACCTTCGACATCAACCGCGAACGTACGGCGGCGTTGCTCGGGTTCGACGGCGGTGTCGCGAGTCGGACGAGTGACACCTCGTCGGGGCTTCGCTCCGATGGTGTCCTCGAGAACTCGATGGACGCCGCCTCGAGCCGTGATTTCCTGCTCGAGACCGTGCAGGCGCTGTCGACGCTCGCGACGACGCTTTCCGGGCTGGCTGAGGATGTGATACTCTTCGCGAACCGCGGCTTCGTCGTCCTCTCGGACGACTATTCGTCGACGTCGTCGATCATGCCTCAGAAGAAAAATCCGGACACGCTCGAACTCGTCCGCGCGGTCGCGGGCGATGCGGCCGGCGGAGTCCAGGGGCTGACGACGACGCTCAAGGGACTGCCACGGGCGTACAACCGCGACTTACAGCGTGCGACGCCACACGCGTGGTCGACCGTCGACGCCGTCCTCGAGGCGACGAACGTTGCGGCGGGTGCAGTCGGGACGGCCGACTGGAACGAGGCGGCGCTGGCCGCGGAAGCCGGCGCTGGCTTTTCGACGGCGACGGGCGTTGCCGACCTGCTCGCAGCGAACGGCGTCCCGTTCCGTACCGCACACGAACTCGTCGCGCTCGCGGCTGAACGCGGCGGGGACGCCGCAGCAATCGAGGCGGCCGCCGGCGAGGTGCTCGCAGAACCGCTCGACGCGTACGTCGACGGCGAGACGCTCGAGACGGCACTCGATCCCGACCACAGCGTCGCGAGTCGTGATTCCGTTGGCGGGCCCGCCCCCGAGGCGGTTCACGCCCAGATCGAGTCGGCCGCGGCCGCCCTCGAGGCGGATACCGACGCCGTCGACGAACGGGTATCGGGCCTCGAGGCCGCTCACGACGCGCTCCGTACGGCGGTGATGGCGTATGTGTGA
- a CDS encoding 2'-5' RNA ligase family protein, which translates to MYSVTVPVPGRVRALAGELYPDLVAFDTVREDHTCLLKRLGEAEHGHAHLQQRTHRALEGAPAVEAQITGIDYFEDPPLGTAPVVYLAVESPGLESIHQTLSETFGPVDGLEGDAYVPHVTLARGGDLERARTLSERDIDPVTWTVSELAFYDGGYRLPISRISLPA; encoded by the coding sequence GTGTACAGCGTCACCGTTCCCGTTCCCGGCCGGGTCCGTGCACTCGCCGGCGAACTGTACCCAGATCTGGTCGCCTTCGACACCGTTCGAGAGGACCACACCTGTCTCCTCAAACGACTCGGTGAGGCCGAACACGGTCACGCACACCTCCAGCAGCGAACCCATCGCGCACTCGAGGGTGCGCCGGCCGTCGAAGCCCAGATCACCGGGATCGACTACTTCGAAGACCCACCGCTTGGCACCGCACCCGTCGTCTACCTGGCCGTCGAGAGCCCCGGCCTGGAGTCGATTCACCAGACGCTTAGCGAGACGTTCGGACCGGTCGACGGTCTCGAAGGCGATGCGTACGTCCCGCACGTCACCCTCGCCCGTGGTGGTGACCTCGAGCGGGCACGAACGCTTTCCGAACGCGACATCGACCCGGTCACCTGGACGGTGAGCGAACTCGCGTTTTACGACGGGGGGTATCGGCTGCCGATCAGTCGAATCTCGCTGCCTGCCTGA
- a CDS encoding KaiC domain-containing protein, with product MTRELEEDWFERAIGEGASEGKDDVEQSDATDAEMETERGDAADEDETRDMGASSEPLFDDDFGSALEGVELPDLDDADGSGDAIAGFEALDFDLGPQGESDFDAELETNLPRIDLGIDGLDRMIHGGVPERSLIVAMGSAGTGKTTFGLQFLNHGLAQGERAVYFTLEESRSRVINSATEKGFPFDEYIEEERLAVVDIDPIEMANSLTSIRNELPRLIEEFGASRLVLDSVSLLEMMYDDRAKRRNEIYDFTRSLKKAGVTSLLTSEASESSPYASRYGIVEYLTDAVFVLQYVRPDDFRETRMAVEIQKIRDANHSRDKKPYEITEEGISVYQQANLF from the coding sequence ATGACGCGGGAACTCGAGGAGGACTGGTTCGAGCGGGCAATTGGAGAGGGGGCGAGCGAGGGGAAGGACGACGTGGAACAGTCCGACGCGACTGATGCCGAGATGGAGACAGAACGGGGTGACGCTGCCGACGAAGACGAAACGAGGGACATGGGTGCGTCATCAGAGCCGCTCTTCGATGATGACTTTGGCAGCGCACTCGAGGGTGTGGAGCTGCCTGACCTCGACGACGCTGACGGTTCGGGGGACGCTATCGCCGGATTCGAAGCCCTCGATTTCGACCTCGGCCCTCAGGGCGAGTCGGATTTCGACGCGGAACTCGAGACCAACCTCCCCCGAATCGACCTCGGTATCGACGGGCTCGATCGCATGATTCACGGCGGAGTCCCCGAGCGAAGTTTGATCGTCGCGATGGGGTCGGCCGGGACGGGCAAAACGACGTTCGGCCTGCAGTTTCTCAATCACGGCCTCGCACAGGGCGAACGCGCCGTCTACTTCACGCTCGAGGAAAGCCGCAGTCGCGTCATCAACAGTGCGACGGAGAAGGGATTCCCGTTCGACGAGTACATCGAGGAGGAGCGACTGGCCGTCGTCGACATCGACCCGATCGAGATGGCAAACAGTCTCACGTCTATCCGGAACGAACTGCCCCGCCTCATCGAGGAGTTCGGTGCGAGTCGATTGGTTCTCGATTCGGTTTCCCTGCTCGAGATGATGTACGACGACCGGGCCAAACGCCGCAACGAGATCTACGATTTCACCCGGAGTTTGAAGAAAGCTGGTGTCACCTCGCTGTTGACCAGCGAGGCCTCAGAGTCGAGTCCCTACGCCTCGCGCTACGGTATCGTCGAGTATCTGACCGACGCCGTGTTCGTCTTGCAGTACGTCCGGCCGGACGATTTCAGAGAGACACGGATGGCAGTCGAGATTCAGAAAATCCGGGATGCGAATCACTCTCGAGACAAAAAACCCTACGAGATCACCGAGGAAGGAATCTCCGTCTACCAGCAAGCGAACCTGTTTTGA
- a CDS encoding helix-turn-helix transcriptional regulator produces the protein MDAREHRALLCALVVLGCCITGFPSLVTADGSTTGAGTTPFEPTEQAVESVTVSGPSVIVLNETDDGLEDGNETTTDNESTENETDSSDNDTVTDGNVSTDEESTANESQRIGPTPKGYDELVVSVDVRENGSATWSLEYRYRLDEDNNASDRWEDAREEIESDPDGYLEIFESNWSDRVDAAAESTGREMGASDFRLEIDEESTPQETGYIRFSFQWEEFARVELNRIEVGDSFGAFALDDRMQLIVTWPEAYEHRTIEPEPDDSRDRAAIWNGEATDFLEGEPFIELMERTAGEAESESEPDSLVPVSWLVGLLLLVMVLAGTLGWWVFRPETERAHQTDASASTPPVTGPQRPPEELLSNEERVLKLLAEEGGRMKQQEVVSTLEWTEAKTSQVVGRLREDGSIDAFRIGRENVLTLTETGEAAVPGSESGPTDATPYESTPSSERGSDTDEGN, from the coding sequence ATGGATGCGAGGGAGCACCGAGCGCTCCTCTGTGCGCTCGTCGTGCTCGGGTGCTGCATTACAGGATTTCCATCGCTTGTGACGGCCGACGGAAGTACCACTGGTGCCGGTACGACCCCATTCGAGCCGACCGAACAAGCGGTGGAATCGGTCACCGTGAGCGGGCCGTCCGTCATTGTGCTCAACGAGACCGATGACGGCCTCGAGGACGGAAACGAGACGACGACTGACAACGAAAGTACGGAGAACGAGACGGACTCGAGTGACAACGATACCGTTACTGATGGGAACGTCAGTACTGACGAGGAGTCGACGGCGAACGAGAGCCAGCGCATCGGGCCGACGCCAAAAGGGTACGACGAACTCGTCGTCAGCGTCGACGTTCGAGAGAACGGTTCGGCTACCTGGAGTCTCGAGTATCGCTATCGGCTTGACGAGGACAACAACGCGAGCGACCGCTGGGAAGATGCCCGCGAGGAGATCGAATCGGACCCTGACGGCTATCTCGAGATTTTCGAATCGAACTGGTCGGATCGTGTCGATGCGGCGGCCGAGTCCACGGGCCGTGAGATGGGTGCGAGCGACTTCCGTCTCGAGATCGACGAGGAGTCGACACCACAGGAAACGGGCTACATCCGGTTTAGTTTCCAGTGGGAGGAGTTTGCGAGAGTCGAACTCAACCGGATCGAAGTCGGTGATTCGTTCGGTGCGTTCGCTCTGGACGACCGGATGCAACTGATCGTCACCTGGCCGGAGGCCTACGAGCATCGGACGATCGAACCGGAACCCGACGATAGCCGAGACCGGGCGGCCATCTGGAACGGCGAGGCAACGGACTTTCTCGAGGGGGAGCCGTTCATCGAACTGATGGAGCGAACTGCAGGGGAGGCCGAGAGCGAATCGGAACCAGACTCACTCGTCCCTGTTTCGTGGCTGGTGGGCTTGCTCTTGCTCGTGATGGTGCTTGCTGGTACACTCGGCTGGTGGGTGTTCCGCCCGGAGACAGAACGGGCGCATCAGACGGATGCGAGTGCGTCGACACCGCCTGTCACCGGTCCTCAGCGACCACCCGAAGAGCTGTTGAGCAACGAAGAGCGGGTGTTGAAACTGCTCGCCGAAGAGGGCGGCCGGATGAAACAACAGGAAGTTGTTTCGACGCTCGAGTGGACCGAGGCGAAGACCAGTCAGGTCGTCGGTAGGCTACGCGAGGACGGATCGATCGACGCGTTTCGAATCGGTCGCGAGAACGTGCTGACGCTGACGGAAACGGGTGAGGCAGCGGTGCCGGGCAGCGAATCCGGTCCGACGGATGCGACTCCCTACGAATCAACGCCCTCGAGCGAACGTGGCTCTGACACTGATGAAGGGAACTAG
- the lysW gene encoding lysine biosynthesis protein LysW, whose protein sequence is MTQCVECGADLTLHADLEVGEIVDCTTCGAELEVIDVEPPVLEKAPELEEDWGE, encoded by the coding sequence ATGACCCAATGCGTTGAGTGCGGGGCGGACCTGACCCTGCACGCCGATCTGGAAGTGGGAGAGATCGTGGACTGTACGACCTGTGGAGCCGAGCTGGAAGTAATCGATGTCGAGCCGCCAGTCCTCGAGAAAGCCCCCGAGCTTGAAGAGGACTGGGGTGAGTGA
- a CDS encoding methyl-accepting chemotaxis protein — protein MNGPGLSRGTAILAVVGGLVLVLSAGLIAQLGGLSGDALFAFVLGIASIAVVGTGAILTAQTVRPIEQLQTDVEQFTTGQNASLPTDREDAIGELARTIETLERERVEAEAKAAQSASDRQSATERLESIEATLAEYRAVLEATNTGDLTRRMDPDVESDALAALGTEFNETMADLERTIEELQTVADGVATSAETVTEETHAIESTSTQVSRSIETISHGANRQHENLATVGTRMDDLSTTIEEIAASSNQVAELAGKTAESGRRGRVAAKNAIDGIEQIESVSETAVGEIEQLADEIAEIDELIEFITEVADQTNLLALNANIEASRSGSNTSDGEGFSVVADEVKELAVDTKEAAEAIEQRLERIQRMTDTTVSVVRDTGEQVAENADTVDNVVEALDEIAVYSEKTDDGIREITTATEAQAANTQEVVAVVDEVTTIAERTSEEAANVATAAQDQNAAISRVAKSASDLTHQSEQLSSSLEAFNTDVEVDVDPFPGEWIASTETVPAEPDASSSNTVEDRLESAVRAAQTTGHTSKPADRERDTQDTDTPAIAATRLRQAVIDAYPGDEPPWHALARIQLKTGYDLEDADPNEQLRGDRYREVVAAAHEITDGKLDLESIPYRDE, from the coding sequence ATGAACGGACCTGGCCTCTCACGCGGGACGGCCATACTAGCGGTCGTCGGTGGGCTTGTCCTGGTTCTTTCGGCGGGACTCATCGCACAACTTGGCGGCCTCTCCGGCGATGCGCTCTTCGCGTTCGTGCTGGGTATCGCGAGTATTGCAGTCGTCGGGACCGGAGCGATACTGACAGCCCAGACCGTTCGGCCAATCGAGCAACTACAGACGGACGTCGAGCAGTTTACGACAGGGCAAAACGCATCGCTGCCGACCGATCGGGAAGACGCCATCGGTGAGCTAGCGCGGACGATCGAAACGCTCGAGCGCGAACGGGTCGAAGCCGAGGCGAAAGCCGCACAATCAGCGTCCGATCGACAGTCAGCAACTGAGCGCCTCGAAAGCATCGAAGCGACCCTCGCCGAGTATAGGGCCGTCCTCGAGGCGACGAACACTGGCGATCTGACGCGACGGATGGACCCCGACGTCGAGAGTGACGCACTGGCTGCCCTGGGAACCGAATTCAACGAAACGATGGCCGACCTCGAGCGAACGATCGAAGAGTTACAGACCGTCGCCGATGGCGTCGCGACCTCGGCCGAGACCGTGACCGAAGAGACCCACGCAATCGAATCCACCAGCACTCAGGTAAGCCGGTCGATCGAGACGATTAGCCACGGTGCAAACCGCCAACACGAGAATCTCGCGACGGTCGGTACCAGAATGGACGACCTCTCGACGACGATCGAAGAGATCGCCGCCTCCTCGAACCAGGTCGCCGAACTCGCCGGAAAAACTGCAGAAAGCGGCCGTCGTGGTCGTGTGGCAGCAAAGAACGCGATTGACGGGATCGAACAGATCGAATCGGTCAGTGAAACGGCCGTTGGCGAAATCGAGCAACTGGCGGACGAAATCGCCGAAATCGACGAACTGATCGAGTTCATTACCGAAGTCGCCGATCAAACGAACCTGCTCGCGCTCAACGCCAACATCGAAGCCTCCCGATCGGGGTCGAATACGAGCGACGGCGAAGGGTTCTCTGTGGTCGCTGACGAAGTGAAAGAGCTCGCCGTCGACACGAAAGAGGCAGCAGAAGCCATCGAGCAGCGTCTCGAGCGAATACAACGGATGACGGACACCACGGTGTCCGTCGTTCGTGATACCGGTGAACAGGTCGCCGAAAACGCCGACACTGTCGACAATGTCGTGGAAGCGCTCGACGAAATTGCGGTGTACTCCGAGAAGACGGACGATGGGATTCGAGAGATTACGACTGCGACGGAAGCGCAGGCCGCAAACACGCAGGAGGTCGTCGCCGTCGTCGACGAAGTGACCACTATCGCCGAACGAACGAGCGAGGAAGCGGCGAACGTGGCAACGGCGGCACAGGATCAAAACGCCGCGATCAGCCGCGTTGCGAAAAGCGCCAGCGACCTCACCCATCAATCGGAGCAACTCAGCAGCAGTCTCGAGGCGTTCAACACTGACGTCGAGGTCGATGTCGACCCGTTCCCCGGTGAGTGGATCGCCTCAACCGAAACCGTGCCTGCCGAACCGGACGCAAGCTCGAGTAACACCGTCGAAGACCGGCTCGAATCGGCCGTACGAGCGGCACAGACGACCGGCCACACGTCGAAACCGGCTGATCGCGAGCGTGACACCCAGGATACCGATACGCCCGCTATTGCTGCCACTCGACTCAGACAGGCCGTCATCGACGCCTACCCCGGCGATGAGCCACCGTGGCACGCACTGGCGCGAATTCAGCTCAAAACTGGCTACGACCTCGAGGACGCCGATCCCAACGAGCAATTGCGCGGTGACCGGTATCGCGAAGTCGTCGCTGCCGCGCACGAAATCACCGATGGGAAACTCGACCTCGAGTCCATCCCTTACCGTGACGAGTGA